The following are from one region of the Mustela lutreola isolate mMusLut2 chromosome 7, mMusLut2.pri, whole genome shotgun sequence genome:
- the DMAC2L gene encoding ATP synthase subunit s, mitochondrial isoform X2 has product MDARGGGRRAGPRRGRRAARWLAPSLPPALVDYERIKDVGPDRAASEWLLRCGATVRYHGQERWQKDYNHLPTGPLEKYKIQAIDATESCIMRIGFDYLEGLQHVEKIRLCKCHYIEDDCLEKLGKLENLQKSILEMEIISCGNITDKGIIALYHLRNLKYLLLSDLPGVREKENLIQTFKTALPSLELKLDLK; this is encoded by the exons ATGGACGCGCGCGGCGGAGGGCGAAGGGCAGGCCCGCGGCGCGGGAGACGTGCAGCGCGCTGGCtcgctccctcccttcctccggCGCT AGTAGATTATGAACGCATCAAGGATGTGGGACCCGATAGGGCAGCATCTGAGTGGCTGCTACGCTGTGGGGCCACGGTGCGCTACCATGGCCAGGAGAGGTGGCAGAAGGACTACAACCACCTCCCAACAGGACCTCTGGAAAAATACAAGATCCAGGCAATTGATGCCACCGAGTCCTGTATCATGAGAATTGGATTTGATTATCTGG AGGGCCTACAGCACGTTGAAAAAATAAGACTATGCAAGTGTCATTATATTGAGGATGACTGTTTGGAGAAACTTGGTaaactggaaaatttacaaaaaagcatactggaaatggaaataatttcatGTGGGAATATCACAGACAAAGGAATCATTGCTTTATATCACTTAAG AAACCTCAAGTATTTGTTGTTAAGTGATCTTCCTggagtaagagaaaaagaaaatcttatccAAACCTTTAAGACAGCACTGCCTTCTCTGGAACTAAAATTAGACttgaagtaa
- the DMAC2L gene encoding ATP synthase subunit s, mitochondrial isoform X3: protein MLFGKISQQLCGLKKPPRSCDYRNFWGWLNAVFNKVDYERIKDVGPDRAASEWLLRCGATVRYHGQERWQKDYNHLPTGPLEKYKIQAIDATESCIMRIGFDYLEGLQHVEKIRLCKCHYIEDDCLEKLGKLENLQKSILEMEIISCGNITDKGIIALYHLR from the exons ATGCTGTTTGGAAAAATTTCCCAGCAGTTGTGTGGCTTAAAGAAACCCCCACGGTCATGTGACTACAGAAACTTTTGGGGCTGGTTGAATGCAGTGTTTAATAA AGTAGATTATGAACGCATCAAGGATGTGGGACCCGATAGGGCAGCATCTGAGTGGCTGCTACGCTGTGGGGCCACGGTGCGCTACCATGGCCAGGAGAGGTGGCAGAAGGACTACAACCACCTCCCAACAGGACCTCTGGAAAAATACAAGATCCAGGCAATTGATGCCACCGAGTCCTGTATCATGAGAATTGGATTTGATTATCTGG AGGGCCTACAGCACGTTGAAAAAATAAGACTATGCAAGTGTCATTATATTGAGGATGACTGTTTGGAGAAACTTGGTaaactggaaaatttacaaaaaagcatactggaaatggaaataatttcatGTGGGAATATCACAGACAAAGGAATCATTGCTTTATATCACTTAAGGTAG
- the DMAC2L gene encoding ATP synthase subunit s, mitochondrial isoform X1 — translation MLFGKISQQLCGLKKPPRSCDYRNFWGWLNAVFNKVDYERIKDVGPDRAASEWLLRCGATVRYHGQERWQKDYNHLPTGPLEKYKIQAIDATESCIMRIGFDYLEGLQHVEKIRLCKCHYIEDDCLEKLGKLENLQKSILEMEIISCGNITDKGIIALYHLRNLKYLLLSDLPGVREKENLIQTFKTALPSLELKLDLK, via the exons ATGCTGTTTGGAAAAATTTCCCAGCAGTTGTGTGGCTTAAAGAAACCCCCACGGTCATGTGACTACAGAAACTTTTGGGGCTGGTTGAATGCAGTGTTTAATAA AGTAGATTATGAACGCATCAAGGATGTGGGACCCGATAGGGCAGCATCTGAGTGGCTGCTACGCTGTGGGGCCACGGTGCGCTACCATGGCCAGGAGAGGTGGCAGAAGGACTACAACCACCTCCCAACAGGACCTCTGGAAAAATACAAGATCCAGGCAATTGATGCCACCGAGTCCTGTATCATGAGAATTGGATTTGATTATCTGG AGGGCCTACAGCACGTTGAAAAAATAAGACTATGCAAGTGTCATTATATTGAGGATGACTGTTTGGAGAAACTTGGTaaactggaaaatttacaaaaaagcatactggaaatggaaataatttcatGTGGGAATATCACAGACAAAGGAATCATTGCTTTATATCACTTAAG AAACCTCAAGTATTTGTTGTTAAGTGATCTTCCTggagtaagagaaaaagaaaatcttatccAAACCTTTAAGACAGCACTGCCTTCTCTGGAACTAAAATTAGACttgaagtaa